A region from the Dendropsophus ebraccatus isolate aDenEbr1 chromosome 1, aDenEbr1.pat, whole genome shotgun sequence genome encodes:
- the LOC138801962 gene encoding transcription factor HES-7-like, which translates to MRNSYLTKEDKKLMKPVIEKRRRDRINQSLENLRTLLLEATHDESLKNPKAEKADILKKTVQFLKLCHNSGPEDAKKAISGFDSGFQEGLSQATSFLSSRSSISEKKRDYVVGKLCQHIEGRGPNEWEESSSDNSFCLDQNQLIPSPPQISRIPESTLSMYPERLSCQPCFHYPSPPSSAETPSFTQTQQSSTHKSSQIQQSSTHKSSQSSLQANSCRKSVQRTLFPPVAPSPILSSSLVWRPWP; encoded by the exons ATGAGAAACTCCTACCTCACCAAAGAGGACAAAAAG CTTATGAAACCCGTAATAGAAAAGAGAAGACGGGATAGGATAAACCAGAGCTTGGAGAATCTGAGGACGCTCCTTCTGGAGGCCACTCACGATGAG TCATTAAAGAATCCAAAGGCGGAGAAGGCCGACATATTGAAAAAGACTGTGCAGTTTTTGAAACTGTGTCATAATTCAG GTCCAGAAGATGCCAAAAAGGCCATTTCTGGGTTTGATAGTGGGTTTCAGGAAGGTCTGAGCCAAGCCACCAGCTTCCTAAGCTCCAGGTCTAGTATTAGTGAGAAGAAGAGGGATTACGTTGTAGGAAAATTGTGCCAGCACATAGAGGGACGAGGTCCCAACGAATGGGAAGAATCCTCATCGGACAATTCATTCTGCCTTGACCAAAACCAACTTATACCAAGTCCACCCCAAATTTCCAGGATCCCCGAAAGCACCTTATCAATGTACCCCGAAAGACTCTCTTGTCAGCCATGTTTTCATTACCCCTCACCCCCCAGTTCTGCAGAAACACCTTCGTTCACCCAAACCCAACAGTCTTCGACACACAAGTCAAGTCAAATCCAACAGTCCTCGACGCACAAGTCAAGCCAGTCTTCACTACAAGCCAACAGCTGTAGAAAGTCTGTTCAGAGGACTCTTTTCCCCCCAGTTGCCCCCAGCCCCATTCTTTCTTCATCTCTTGTTTGGAGACCTTGGCCTTAA